The Micromonospora krabiensis genome window below encodes:
- a CDS encoding alpha/beta hydrolase-fold protein: MPVALPRPLTPTPRRRLMLAVLAAVTVVAGSVAAPAASAAPPAPPAPLGPTVTRTDQPPTGYTVTFRYQAPEDVQQVHVYGDWFYSRPENIPCQDCGDARPPAEWQPGDVAATPWHIQPMQKGPDGVWTFTTPLPAGTFRYAFTHDCTNELATGCTLHDDPANPWQIQPQYPGAPGAVRSTMYVPTSKKFPTYDTGYQAPVAKLGTLESRRYTSPLSTNPPGVHDIVVYLPHGYDPNRAKPYPTLYLSHGGGDHSTAWTMQGVAHLILENAIKDRAVEPMVIVSTDFNGLPGGNEGYVNELRNNIFPFVEQNYHVSTRAQDRAFGGFSAGGSRAYTIMYNHTDLFGYHAAWSAGGPTASQAQVDRMKAVAGGIMIGTGLQDRLGNIAENSQRNAAALRAAGVELDEFNVPGVHTWHVWRPLLNHYLRDLAFRATNIGLDVETAPAGASPNTKVTATATVGAVSTSMSSPSGKVEFYAGDTYLGSAPVHNGVARLKKSVHGELDAPVVAHYQGDKLFNGSRSASVAP, from the coding sequence ATGCCCGTCGCACTTCCCCGTCCCCTGACGCCGACGCCGAGGCGCCGGCTGATGCTCGCAGTGCTCGCCGCCGTCACCGTCGTGGCCGGCTCGGTCGCCGCCCCCGCGGCGTCGGCCGCGCCGCCGGCCCCGCCCGCACCCCTGGGTCCGACCGTGACCCGCACCGACCAGCCGCCGACCGGATACACGGTCACCTTCCGGTACCAGGCGCCCGAGGACGTCCAGCAGGTCCACGTCTACGGCGACTGGTTCTACTCGCGCCCGGAGAACATCCCGTGCCAGGACTGCGGCGACGCCCGTCCGCCGGCCGAGTGGCAGCCCGGCGACGTCGCGGCCACCCCCTGGCACATCCAGCCCATGCAGAAGGGCCCCGACGGGGTGTGGACGTTCACCACGCCGCTGCCCGCGGGCACCTTCCGCTACGCGTTCACGCACGACTGCACCAACGAGCTGGCCACCGGCTGCACCCTGCACGACGACCCCGCGAACCCGTGGCAGATCCAGCCGCAGTACCCGGGTGCCCCGGGCGCGGTGCGTAGCACCATGTACGTCCCGACCAGCAAGAAGTTCCCGACGTACGACACCGGCTACCAGGCCCCGGTCGCCAAGCTCGGCACGCTGGAGTCCCGGCGGTACACCTCGCCGCTGTCGACCAACCCGCCTGGGGTGCACGACATCGTCGTCTACCTGCCGCACGGCTACGACCCCAACCGGGCCAAGCCCTACCCGACCCTGTATCTGAGCCACGGCGGTGGTGACCACTCCACCGCCTGGACGATGCAGGGCGTGGCCCACCTCATCCTGGAGAACGCGATCAAGGACCGGGCCGTGGAGCCGATGGTGATCGTGTCCACCGACTTCAACGGCCTTCCCGGTGGCAACGAGGGCTACGTCAACGAGCTGCGGAACAACATCTTCCCGTTCGTCGAGCAGAACTACCACGTCTCGACGCGTGCGCAGGACCGGGCGTTTGGCGGCTTCTCCGCCGGTGGCAGCCGCGCCTACACCATCATGTACAACCACACCGACCTGTTCGGCTACCACGCCGCCTGGAGCGCGGGCGGCCCGACCGCCAGCCAGGCGCAGGTCGATCGCATGAAGGCGGTGGCCGGCGGCATCATGATCGGCACCGGTCTGCAGGACCGCCTCGGCAACATCGCCGAGAACTCGCAGCGGAACGCCGCCGCGCTGCGGGCCGCCGGCGTCGAGCTGGACGAGTTCAACGTGCCCGGTGTGCACACCTGGCACGTCTGGCGGCCCCTGCTGAACCACTACCTCCGTGACCTGGCCTTCCGCGCCACCAACATCGGTCTCGACGTCGAGACCGCACCCGCCGGCGCCTCGCCCAACACCAAGGTCACCGCCACCGCGACGGTGGGTGCGGTCAGCACGAGCATGTCCTCCCCGTCCGGCAAGGTCGAGTTCTACGCCGGCGACACGTACCTCGGGTCGGCTCCCGTGCACAACGGTGTCGCCCGGCTGAAGAAGAGCGTCCACGGTGAACTGGACGCTCCGGTGGTCGCCCACTACCAGGGCGACAAGCTCTTCAACGGCTCGCGGAGCGCGTCGGTCGCCCCGTAG
- the arfA gene encoding arabinosylfuranosidase ArfA, with the protein MNTARLILDTRRRVAPVPRRLFGSFVEHLGRCVYTGIYEPGHPTADPHGFRGDVLALVRELGVTTVRYPGGNFVSSYRWEDGIGPVDQRPARLDLAWHSLETNAFGLDEFMRWVRAAGVEPIMAANLGTRGTAEAVDLLEYANHRGGSHLADRRRDNGAADPYGIRLWCLGNEMDGPWQVGARTAPEYGRLAAQTAKAMRRFDPDLELIACGSSHSSMPTFGTWERDVLTEAYDDIDLISLHAYYQPVDGDLPSFLASAEDMDRYIDAVTAIADSVGAIRRSTKKIMIAFDEWNVWYQSAAPSTPPSGEDWPVAPPLLEDHYSVADAVVVGGLLISLLRHSDRVTAACQAQLVNVIAPIMTEPGGAAWRQTIFHPFARTARHARGAVLDALRDSSTTATDRYGEVDAVDAVSTWDDSTGEMTVFLVNRSADTPAEVTVEVGGARVAGVVECVTIGGGDLDARNTADGPDHAAPRPNGSAHGTGSGIGLTLPPASWTMARLTTTTS; encoded by the coding sequence GTGAACACCGCACGACTGATCCTCGACACGCGCCGGCGGGTCGCACCGGTGCCGCGCCGGCTCTTCGGTTCGTTCGTGGAGCATCTGGGCCGCTGTGTCTACACCGGCATCTACGAGCCGGGACACCCGACCGCCGACCCGCACGGATTCCGGGGGGACGTCCTCGCACTCGTCCGGGAGTTGGGCGTCACCACGGTTCGCTACCCCGGAGGCAACTTCGTCTCCTCCTACCGCTGGGAGGACGGCATCGGCCCGGTGGACCAGCGGCCCGCCAGACTCGACCTCGCCTGGCACAGCCTGGAGACCAACGCGTTCGGGCTCGACGAGTTCATGCGGTGGGTCCGGGCCGCCGGAGTCGAACCGATCATGGCGGCCAACCTCGGCACGCGGGGCACCGCCGAGGCCGTCGACCTGCTCGAGTACGCCAATCACCGTGGTGGGAGCCACCTCGCCGACCGGCGCCGCGACAACGGCGCGGCCGACCCGTACGGCATCCGGCTGTGGTGCCTCGGCAACGAGATGGACGGCCCCTGGCAGGTGGGCGCACGGACCGCACCCGAGTACGGACGCCTCGCCGCACAGACCGCGAAGGCCATGCGACGTTTCGACCCCGATCTCGAACTGATCGCCTGCGGCTCCTCGCACTCCAGCATGCCCACGTTCGGCACCTGGGAACGCGACGTGCTCACCGAGGCGTACGACGACATCGACCTGATCTCGCTGCACGCCTACTACCAGCCGGTCGACGGCGACCTGCCCAGCTTCCTCGCCTCCGCCGAGGACATGGACCGGTACATCGACGCCGTCACCGCCATCGCCGACTCCGTCGGCGCGATCCGCAGGTCGACCAAGAAGATCATGATCGCGTTCGACGAGTGGAACGTCTGGTACCAGTCGGCGGCTCCGTCCACGCCCCCCAGCGGCGAGGACTGGCCGGTCGCGCCGCCGCTGTTGGAGGACCACTACAGCGTCGCGGACGCCGTCGTCGTCGGCGGGCTCCTCATCAGCCTGCTGCGCCACAGCGATCGGGTGACCGCGGCCTGCCAGGCCCAACTGGTCAACGTCATCGCGCCGATCATGACCGAACCGGGGGGCGCGGCCTGGCGGCAGACCATCTTCCACCCCTTCGCCCGCACCGCCCGGCACGCCCGGGGGGCCGTCCTCGACGCGCTACGCGACAGCAGCACGACCGCCACCGACCGCTACGGCGAGGTCGACGCGGTCGACGCGGTCTCGACCTGGGACGACAGCACGGGCGAGATGACCGTGTTCCTCGTCAACCGGAGCGCCGACACCCCCGCCGAGGTGACCGTCGAGGTCGGTGGCGCCCGGGTGGCCGGAGTCGTCGAGTGCGTCACCATCGGGGGCGGCGACCTCGACGCCAGGAACACGGCCGACGGCCCGGACCACGCCGCCCCCCGCCCCAACGGCAGCGCACACGGCACCGGCTCCGGCATCGGGCTGACCCTTCCACCCGCGTCCTGGACGATGGCGCGGTTGACGACCACGACCTCCTGA
- a CDS encoding aldehyde dehydrogenase family protein → MNVVTTVDPRDGLRRPTDLVETDDTRLESVAGQASRAARWLSDLGRVGRAGMLDAIAASLESRRADLVAAAAAETGLSHARLDQELTRAAVQFRMFGEVLRDGAYVEAAIDHAADTPLGRGPDLRRMLVPLGPVAVFGASNFPFAFSVAGGDTAAALAAGCPVVLKAHPSHPVTSRASGDAIASAVRDLDGPDGVIAVVYGDQAGLSLVRHPAIRAAALTGSVGAARAIQAAIDERPDPIPLYAELSSVNPIVVLPGAAADRADQIADGLFASFTGSGGQLCTKPGLAFIPSDAAGDHLVDLLRTRVAASSEGAVLLNERIRDAYEDRAAAFERAGARVAARPRVAPGAGFTVAPTLLEVGLPDLTAEIAEECFGPLLVVVRYDGVAELDAVLATVPPSLTASVHRGSDDAPEVVRRLVDVFAARSGRVVFDGYPTGVRVSWAQHHGGPWPSSNAVHTSVGATSIRRFLRPLAWQDAPEWVLPEELRDDCTAIPRRVDGRLEPGKE, encoded by the coding sequence GTGAACGTGGTCACCACGGTCGATCCGCGTGACGGCCTGCGTCGCCCGACCGATCTCGTCGAGACGGACGACACCCGACTGGAGTCCGTCGCCGGCCAGGCCTCCCGGGCCGCGCGATGGCTGTCGGACCTGGGAAGAGTCGGCAGAGCGGGGATGCTGGACGCGATCGCCGCGTCGCTGGAGTCCCGACGCGCGGACCTGGTCGCTGCCGCGGCGGCGGAGACCGGTCTGAGCCACGCCCGACTCGACCAGGAACTCACGCGGGCGGCGGTCCAGTTCCGGATGTTCGGTGAAGTGCTGCGTGACGGCGCGTACGTCGAGGCAGCCATCGACCACGCCGCCGACACTCCGCTCGGGCGGGGTCCGGACCTGCGGCGGATGCTCGTACCCCTCGGGCCGGTCGCCGTCTTCGGGGCCAGCAACTTCCCGTTCGCCTTCTCGGTCGCCGGTGGCGACACCGCCGCCGCGCTCGCCGCGGGTTGTCCCGTGGTCCTCAAGGCCCACCCGTCGCATCCGGTGACGTCGCGGGCCTCCGGTGACGCGATCGCGTCGGCCGTCCGCGACCTGGACGGGCCCGACGGGGTGATCGCGGTCGTCTACGGCGACCAGGCCGGCCTCTCGCTGGTGCGCCACCCCGCGATCCGCGCGGCCGCGCTGACGGGGTCCGTGGGCGCCGCCCGCGCCATCCAGGCCGCCATCGACGAACGACCCGACCCCATTCCGCTGTACGCCGAGCTGAGCAGCGTGAACCCGATCGTCGTCCTGCCCGGCGCGGCCGCCGACCGGGCAGACCAGATCGCCGACGGGTTGTTCGCCTCCTTCACGGGCTCGGGCGGTCAGCTGTGCACCAAGCCCGGTCTGGCGTTCATCCCCTCGGACGCGGCCGGCGACCACCTGGTCGACCTGCTGCGGACGAGGGTCGCTGCCAGCTCCGAGGGTGCGGTCCTGCTCAACGAGCGCATCCGTGACGCGTACGAGGATCGGGCCGCGGCGTTCGAGCGGGCCGGCGCCCGCGTCGCGGCGCGACCCCGGGTCGCGCCCGGTGCGGGCTTCACCGTCGCTCCGACGCTCCTGGAGGTCGGTCTGCCGGACCTGACCGCCGAGATCGCCGAGGAGTGCTTCGGTCCGCTCCTGGTGGTGGTCCGGTACGACGGCGTCGCCGAGCTCGACGCCGTGCTCGCGACCGTCCCACCGTCGCTGACCGCCTCCGTCCACCGTGGATCGGACGACGCTCCGGAGGTCGTGCGTCGGCTGGTCGACGTGTTCGCCGCCCGCTCCGGTCGCGTCGTCTTCGACGGCTATCCCACCGGTGTCCGCGTGTCGTGGGCTCAGCACCACGGTGGGCCCTGGCCGTCGAGCAACGCGGTGCACACCTCGGTGGGCGCCACGTCGATCCGACGATTCCTTCGTCCACTGGCCTGGCAGGACGCCCCGGAATGGGTCCTGCCCGAGGAGTTGCGAGACGACTGCACCGCCATTCCCCGGCGAGTCGATGGGAGGTTGGAACCAGGGAAGGAATAG